The Triticum urartu cultivar G1812 chromosome 6, Tu2.1, whole genome shotgun sequence genome includes the window CCTGACAGTGGCGACGTATGAGATCAATTGAGGGAGGAGCCTCGACGATATTTGGTTAAGGAAGAAACAAAATGTAAGGTAGTACCCGGTTCCCTCGTCTTTTAGCACTGGGATAAGCACTCTATTCTCGTTTGGCAATGAGTTCTCGAAACGGAAAAAACTATAGCAAACACTTTTCGCACTGGGCTAGCACCTTTTCGCAGATCCCCCTTGTGCAATTTCCGCAAAGTAGACGATCCAATCCAACAAAACCAAATTCCCAATCAAGGCGAAGAGATTAATATGTTCGCTAATTCAGGTTGCGGCAATTCTTCAGTGCGGACAGAGGCTGCATATCAGGAAAACCAGTGAAAAAGAATGACCTCATTTCGAAGCTAGCGTGACAACACAATACAATCAGATGGCACCCTTCAGCTTAACTTCTTTTTTTTAAGAAATATTTCGAATTAATTTCATTTGATCATTTACCCAGTCTATACTTGCTGTCATTCTCGATACATTAAGGGGGCAACAACTAGCAAGAGAAGACAATGGGGTATCATTTTCTAAAAGACTAGTTGGTCTGTAATAATTGTAAAATGCCGTGGATATTATGGAGCATACAAATGCTTGGCCTTCGTGACCCCTCTCGTTTATAGTGCATACAAGATAGTGCCAAAGGTAGGAGGTGCATTCTAGGCAACGGCGCAGGCAGGAAAAGCGGTCTTCTCCTCAGAAACTAGAAGCAGCAAATCAAAAGGTGTGTGATTCATACCTTGGTTCACATTTCTCTAGGTCAAATTCAACGTGGCCACTTTTTGGAATGGTTGTCGAACCTTGTATTTGCAAATACCAATTTTTTGGATCTTATAGAGCACACAAGCACCAAAACTGAATTGAGGTTATAAAAAGGATGAAttcagaaagaaaaaaatggAAGAAGGTAAAGAAAaacataataataataataataataataataataataataatagggTTGAAGATGTATTAAATGATACTCCCTCCGACTGAAAAAGCTTGTCCCTCAAATAAATGTATCTAGCACcaagttagtgctagatacatccatttgaagAACAAGCTTCGGACAAGTTttttcggatggagggagtaccaGAGAAGGATAGCAATAAAATAAAATTGATAAGAATATGTTCGTTGGTTTTGAGTGTAGCATATGGAATTACTCAAAGCTTACATTTCTTCTCTGATTCCCAGCGTCTTCGATGTTATCTTTTCTCCTGTTGCTTCTCTTGCCATACGTACTCCAACCAGCATCAGTGAGAGCATTCAGCAATAGGAGTGATGTGAATTCCTTGCTGGCATTCAAGTCAAGCCTAAGAAACCAGCATGGTGTCCTAGCTACATGGAACACAACTACTGACTTCTGTCAGTGGCCTGGCGTCGGTTGCAGCATTAAGCACAAGCAAAGGGTCACAGTGCTTAACCTCTCTTTTGAGGGCCTTGGTGGCACGATCGCACCTTCCATTGGGAACCTCTCCTTCTTGAGAATTCTAGACCTCAGCCAGAACAATCTGCAAGGTGAAATACCTTCATCAATTGGTCATCTGTCTCGCTTACGATATCTTGATTTGTCCAACAACTCATTGCATGGTGAAGTAAACGCTGGATTGAAGAATTGCACCAGCCTTGAAAGAATTAACATTGGCACAAACGGTTTGACTGGAAAAATTCCTGCTTGGCTCGGAGACTTGTCAAGTCTCACCGGCATAGACCTGGCCGAAAACAACTTCACTGGAATCATCCCGTCATCACTTACTAATCTCTCAGCAATGCAAATAATCAATTTCTTCAGAAACCAACTCGAGGGTGCCATCCCTGAGGGCCTTGGCAGGCTTGGTAGCCTTGCCGCCATAATCCTGGATGGAAATCATCTCACGGGCACTATTCCTACAGCTCTCTTCAACCTTTCCTCTCTAATACAGTTCAGTGTGGTAGAAAATGAATTGGGCGGTAAACTGCCACCAGACTTTGGGGATCACCTCCCAAATCTCAAGAGCCTACTCTTCGGAGGTAACCACTTTACAGGAAACCTTCCAGCTTCTCTTGTCAACTCAACTGAGATATTTCAGCTAGATGTCGCCTTCAACAACTTCACCGGAAGATTGCCTCCAGAGATCGGAATGCTCTGCCCAGACTACCTCAGCCTTGGAGTAAATCAGTTCATGGCGACTACCATGCAAGACTGGGAGTTTATGACGTTGTTGACAAACTGCACACGCCTCCGTGTACTTAACCTCCAGTTCAACATGCTAGGTGGTGTGCTGCCTAGCTCAGTTGCCAATCTATCAACACAACTCCAAGTGCTATATGTTGGAGTCAATGAGATTTCCGGAAAGATACCATTTGGTATAGGCAATCTTGTTGGGCTAAACCGATTGCAGCTAGCTCGTAACCGATTTTCTGGTGCCTTGCCTGACACCATAGGAAGGCTAAATTCACTACAATCCCTGCAGCTGTATAGTAACCTACTGACAGGCTTCATGCCATCCTCACTTGGGAACTTGACGCAGCTCCTAACCCTGTACACAGATCACAACATGTTTGAGGGGCCTCTTCCAGCAAGCCTTGGGAACCTAAGAGAGATAACTAGAGCAAACTTTGCGAACAACAAGTTCACAGGTCCATTGCCTAAAGAGATCTTTAACCTATCGTCCCTGTCAGACGTCCTGGATTTGTCAAGCAATTACTTTGTTGGTCCTCTTCCACCTGAAGTAGGCGGCTTGACAAACCTTGCACGCCTATACTTATCGCAGAACAACTTGTCAGGGGCCCTACCTAATGCACTCAGCAATTGCCAGAGCTTGACAGAACTCGGGTTGGACGGTAACTCCTTTGATAGTAGCATTCCCTCATCTATCAGTAAAATGCGAGGTCTGATGTTGCTAAATCTGACAAAGAACACACTTTCAGGTGTGCTTCCACAAGATTTAGGGCTAATGGGTGGCCTTCAAGAGTTATACCTTGCATGCAACAACTTATCTGGTCATATCCCAGAAAGCTTGGAAAATGTGGAATCATTGTACCAGTTAGACCTATCCTTCAACCATCTGGATGGCAAAGTTCCATCACGGGGAGTGTTCATTAATGCATCTGGGTTTTCATTTGGTGGGAACTTGGGGCTTTGTGGTGGTTTACCAGAGTTACATTTGCCCCCATGCCAGCCAGAATCCGTGGGACATGGCTTTAGCAAACGCCATTTGACTATCATCCTAGTTACCACAATTGCTGGCATAATTCTTGC containing:
- the LOC125515363 gene encoding probable LRR receptor-like serine/threonine-protein kinase At3g47570 → MLSFLLLLLLPYVLQPASVRAFSNRSDVNSLLAFKSSLRNQHGVLATWNTTTDFCQWPGVGCSIKHKQRVTVLNLSFEGLGGTIAPSIGNLSFLRILDLSQNNLQGEIPSSIGHLSRLRYLDLSNNSLHGEVNAGLKNCTSLERINIGTNGLTGKIPAWLGDLSSLTGIDLAENNFTGIIPSSLTNLSAMQIINFFRNQLEGAIPEGLGRLGSLAAIILDGNHLTGTIPTALFNLSSLIQFSVVENELGGKLPPDFGDHLPNLKSLLFGGNHFTGNLPASLVNSTEIFQLDVAFNNFTGRLPPEIGMLCPDYLSLGVNQFMATTMQDWEFMTLLTNCTRLRVLNLQFNMLGGVLPSSVANLSTQLQVLYVGVNEISGKIPFGIGNLVGLNRLQLARNRFSGALPDTIGRLNSLQSLQLYSNLLTGFMPSSLGNLTQLLTLYTDHNMFEGPLPASLGNLREITRANFANNKFTGPLPKEIFNLSSLSDVLDLSSNYFVGPLPPEVGGLTNLARLYLSQNNLSGALPNALSNCQSLTELGLDGNSFDSSIPSSISKMRGLMLLNLTKNTLSGVLPQDLGLMGGLQELYLACNNLSGHIPESLENVESLYQLDLSFNHLDGKVPSRGVFINASGFSFGGNLGLCGGLPELHLPPCQPESVGHGFSKRHLTIILVTTIAGIILALSLMLAFFTMRKKSKARSTTTGGFQLMDVSYPRVTYAELVQGTSGFAVDNLIGRGRYGSVYKCCLLLKNMMTTVAIKVFDLQQSGSSRSFLAECEALGKIRHRNLISLITCCSSSDSNQNDFKAIVFEFMPNGSLDRWLHMDVHVSHQLQGLTLMQRLNIAVDIADAIDYLHNNCEPPIIHCDLKPSNILLNEDLVAQVGDFGLAKILSEPAADQLINSKSTVRIRGTIGYVAPEYGEGGQVSSCGDVYSFGTVMLELFTGMRPTHDMFRDGLTLQKHAENAFPGMLMQIADPVLLSAEEANDNSLQDGSNTVEHAIFSVMKVALSCSKHAPTERMCIRDAAAAIHRIRDGYVKARQNEGVATAAFTARHFAETSRAAP